In Bernardetia sp., a single window of DNA contains:
- a CDS encoding RagB/SusD family nutrient uptake outer membrane protein, with protein sequence MAIRKYIMTASLAVTLLVTTTSCDDFLDVQPEQELSDDQVFSSLDAAESAVLGMYDRMQTLEYYGRNAIVIPDLMADNTLITPENSNRFIPFYSYNIVATSGDVRDLYTRAYQTIKAANNILQNIDNLEANGAENEAKRNSLKGEALFGRAIAHFDLVRLMGRPYIDDNGASLGVPLVLSSEDEFNGRATVAEVYAQVIADLEAAVPLLSFTSPYRISDDAANAYLSRVYLYKGDNQKAIDAANKIGGFELLSGEAYVNSWASSGSSEEIFTLKFVAAENRGANNLGNIFVPAGYGDVRPTNDLINIYPEGDIRLSFIRPEDGDEYSFKFGGESGIFGLSSPRIIRYAEVLLNRAEAQAKLGNFSAALADVNSIRVARGASALSSVTVDDILEERRRELAFEGHRLFDLTRNGKGVNRIENSNLAGAPSEIGFNDPKIILPIPEREIDANPVLEQNPGY encoded by the coding sequence ATGGCTATAAGAAAATATATAATGACAGCTTCGTTGGCTGTAACTTTACTTGTTACAACTACTAGTTGTGATGATTTTTTAGACGTACAACCAGAACAAGAACTAAGTGATGATCAAGTATTTAGTTCTCTAGATGCTGCTGAGTCTGCAGTTTTAGGAATGTACGATAGAATGCAAACTCTTGAATACTATGGGCGTAATGCAATAGTTATCCCAGATTTAATGGCAGATAACACTCTTATTACTCCAGAAAATTCAAATAGATTCATACCTTTTTATTCATATAATATCGTAGCTACTTCAGGTGATGTTAGAGACCTATATACAAGAGCGTACCAAACTATCAAAGCTGCTAATAATATTCTTCAGAATATTGATAATTTGGAAGCAAATGGTGCTGAGAATGAAGCTAAACGTAACTCTTTAAAGGGAGAAGCTTTATTTGGACGTGCTATAGCTCACTTTGATTTGGTTCGTCTTATGGGACGTCCTTATATAGACGATAATGGAGCTAGTCTAGGTGTGCCTTTAGTTCTAAGTTCAGAAGATGAATTCAATGGACGTGCTACAGTTGCTGAAGTTTATGCACAAGTAATTGCTGATCTAGAGGCGGCAGTACCATTACTTTCATTCACTTCTCCATATCGCATTTCAGATGATGCAGCTAATGCTTATCTTTCAAGAGTATATCTTTACAAAGGAGATAATCAAAAGGCTATTGATGCTGCCAATAAAATAGGAGGGTTTGAACTTCTTTCTGGAGAGGCATATGTGAACTCTTGGGCTAGTTCTGGTTCTTCAGAAGAAATATTTACTTTGAAATTTGTTGCTGCTGAAAATAGAGGCGCAAATAATTTGGGTAATATATTTGTACCTGCTGGTTATGGAGATGTTCGCCCTACAAATGATCTAATTAATATCTATCCTGAGGGAGATATTCGTCTAAGTTTTATTAGACCTGAAGATGGAGATGAGTACTCTTTCAAATTTGGAGGTGAAAGTGGAATATTTGGTTTATCTAGCCCAAGAATTATTCGTTATGCAGAAGTGTTACTAAATAGAGCTGAGGCTCAAGCAAAATTAGGAAACTTTAGTGCAGCTTTGGCAGATGTAAATTCAATTCGTGTAGCTAGAGGTGCTTCTGCTCTTAGTTCAGTTACTGTAGATGATATCCTTGAAGAAAGAAGAAGAGAACTTGCTTTTGAAGGACATCGTTTGTTTGACCTTACTCGTAATGGAAAAGGTGTAAACAGAATTGAAAACTCTAATTTAGCAGGTGCTCCAAGTGAAATTGGTTTCAATGACCCTAAAATCATTTTACCTATTCCTGAACGTGAAATAGATGCAAATCCTGTTTTAGAACAAAATCCAGGTTATTAA